The proteins below are encoded in one region of Brassica napus cultivar Da-Ae chromosome A6, Da-Ae, whole genome shotgun sequence:
- the LOC106424849 gene encoding microtubule-associated protein RP/EB family member 1B-like, with protein MQEVFTKLKITKPLEVNRLVKGRPLDNLEFLQWLKRFCDSINGGIMNENYNPVERRSRGGKEKSVKGSSKVSKSLQTNNTHHTPTVTASSKPTGPKQARSHAIGGGSNSSAEVQALSKELEDLKVSVDVLEKERDFYFSKLRDIEILCQTPELDDLPIVVAVKKILYATDANDSALEEAQECLIESLGIDVEEEEENEAEEAGTQT; from the exons ATGCAAGAGGTCTTCACCAAACTCAAAATCACCAAG CCATTGGAAGTCAACAGGCTTGTCAAAGGCAGACCACTAGACAACTTGGAGTTTCTACAATGGCTGAAACGTTTCTGCGATTCCATTAATGGTGGCATTATGAACGA GAATTACAATCCAGTAGAACGAAGATCGAGAGGTGGCAAAGAGAAAAGCGTAAAGGGGTCTAGTAAGGTCTCAAAGTCATTGCAAACAAACAATACGCATCATACTCCTACAGTCACTGCTTCCAGCAAACCAACTG GTCCAAAGCAAGCAAGATCACATGCAATTGGAGGTGGGAGCAACTCGTCGGCCGAAGTGCAAGCTCTGTCAAAGGAG CTTGAAGATCTCAAGGTCTCGGTAGATGTCTTGGAAAAGGAAAGAGATTTTTACTTCTCTAAGCTCAGGGATATAGAGATACTCTGTCAGACTCCTGAACTTGATGATCTTCCG ATTGTTGTAGCGGTTAAGAAGATATTATATGCAACAGATGCAAATGATTCTGCTCTCGAAGAAGCTCAAGAGTGCCTAATCGAGTCTCTAGGCATTGatgttgaggaagaagaagaaaacgaagcAGAAGAAGCAGGGACTCAGActtaa
- the LOC125609972 gene encoding F-box/LRR-repeat protein 13-like: MFMDAARVKPARSTNPPSEVDRLSSLPDCLILQIFLNLPTKDVVQTSALSTRWTTLWKDVPGLDLDADDFYIRETFVSFVDNFLERNYGLSIHRFKLKYDSFYFEEPAGLINGWVDTAARLKVQHLDVSDSFSEWDPMMNPTVLYTCNNLVSLRLVGMGLPNPERVSLPSLKTLVLILIDFTKKHFWKKTSTSKKSRLYLWE, from the coding sequence ATGTTCATGGATGCAGCCAGAGTGAAACCTGCTCGTTCCACCAACCCACCGAGCGAAGTTGATCGGCTAAGCAGTTTGCCAGATTGCTTGATTTTACAGATATTCTTAAATCTTCCAACCAAAGATGTGGTTCAGACTAGTGCGTTGTCCACCAGATGGACAACTCTCTGGAAAGACGTACCTGGTCTGGATTTGGACGCCGATGATTTCTATATACGCGAAACATTCGTGAGTTTTGTCGATAACTTTCTTGAACGCAACTACGGTTTGTCCATACATCGGTTTAAGTTAAAGTATGATTCTTTTTACTTTGAAGAGCCTGCTGGTCTTATCAACGGCTGGGTCGACACTGCTGCTAGGCTTAAAGTTCAACATCTCGATGTTTCGGACAGTTTTTCCGAATGGGATCCCATGATGAATCCAACAGTACTTTACACTTGTAATAACTTGGTGTCCCTAAGGCTCGTGGGAATGGGCTTACCGAATCCCGAGCGTGTTTCTTTACCTTCTCTCAAAACATTGGTTTTAATCCTCATtgattttaccaaaaaacatTTTTGGAAGAAAACTTCTACCTCCAAAAAATCACGTTTGTACTTGTGGGAATAA